One genomic segment of Clostridium saccharoperbutylacetonicum N1-4(HMT) includes these proteins:
- a CDS encoding 6-phospho-beta-glucosidase — translation MFPKEFLWGGAVAANQCEGAWNEAGKKESICDHLTAGSINKNRKFTSKILSEVNYPSHEAVEFYHHYKEDIALFAEMGFKVFRLSIAWSRIFPNGDDFLPNEEGLQFYDDVFDECKKYGIEPLVTLSHFEIPYNLVKEYQGFTNRKVVIFFERYAKTVFERYKDKVKYWLTFNEINFGTMPMGNLEVLGILHQEDEEIANPLDNIQVRFQALHNVFLASARAVKVAHEINPDFKVGCMIAHITMYPLTCRPEDLLLQQELDNIINNFCADVQVRGVYPYYIEDYFKKNNIDITFEEDDERILKEGCVDFYSFSYYMSNCITTEEGHETTLGNLLGGVKNPYLQASEWGWQIDPKGLRYTLNKIYDRYKIPLFIVENGLGAVDEIDDNGCINDDYRISYLKSHIVEMNKAIENNVDLFGYTMWSAIDLVSSGTGEMKKRYGFIYIDKDDNGNGTLKRTKKKSFNWYKKVIGTNGNELE, via the coding sequence ATGTTTCCGAAGGAATTTTTATGGGGTGGCGCTGTAGCCGCAAACCAATGTGAAGGTGCATGGAATGAAGCTGGTAAAAAAGAAAGTATATGTGATCACTTAACAGCAGGTTCAATTAATAAAAATAGAAAATTTACTTCTAAGATACTCTCAGAAGTAAATTATCCAAGTCACGAAGCAGTGGAGTTTTATCACCATTATAAAGAAGATATTGCATTATTTGCAGAAATGGGCTTTAAAGTTTTTCGTTTATCAATAGCTTGGAGCCGTATTTTTCCAAATGGAGATGATTTTCTGCCAAATGAAGAAGGCTTACAATTTTATGATGATGTATTTGATGAGTGTAAAAAATATGGAATTGAGCCTTTGGTAACCTTGAGTCATTTTGAAATTCCATATAATTTAGTAAAGGAATATCAAGGATTTACAAATCGTAAGGTTGTTATATTTTTTGAGCGCTATGCTAAGACTGTATTTGAACGTTATAAAGATAAAGTTAAATATTGGCTTACATTTAATGAAATTAATTTTGGGACTATGCCAATGGGAAACTTGGAGGTATTAGGAATATTGCATCAGGAAGATGAGGAGATTGCAAATCCTTTAGATAATATCCAAGTACGTTTTCAGGCTCTACATAATGTGTTTTTAGCAAGTGCAAGGGCTGTAAAAGTAGCACATGAAATTAATCCGGATTTTAAAGTTGGCTGTATGATTGCACATATTACTATGTATCCTTTAACTTGCAGACCAGAAGATTTACTTCTTCAACAAGAATTAGATAATATTATCAATAATTTTTGCGCAGATGTGCAAGTGAGAGGTGTGTATCCATATTATATAGAGGATTATTTTAAAAAGAATAATATTGATATTACTTTTGAAGAAGATGATGAGAGGATTTTAAAAGAAGGATGCGTTGATTTTTATTCATTTTCCTATTATATGAGCAATTGTATAACAACAGAAGAAGGGCATGAGACTACGCTTGGAAATTTACTGGGTGGAGTGAAAAATCCATATTTGCAGGCAAGTGAATGGGGATGGCAGATTGATCCCAAAGGACTTCGATATACATTAAATAAAATTTATGATAGATATAAAATTCCGTTATTTATTGTAGAAAATGGATTAGGTGCGGTTGATGAAATAGATGATAATGGATGTATTAATGATGATTATAGAATTAGTTATTTAAAAAGCCATATTGTAGAAATGAATAAAGCTATAGAAAATAATGTGGATTTATTTGGATATACCATGTGGTCTGCTATTGATTTGGTTAGTTCTGGTACAGGTGAAATGAAGAAAAGATACGGTTTCATTTATATTGATAAAGATGATAATGGAAATGGCACACTTAAGAGAACAAAGAAAAAATCTTTCAATTGGTATAAAAAAGTTATTGGAACCAATGGAAATGAGTTAGAATAA
- a CDS encoding GNAT family N-acetyltransferase → MENKDNFIEAYGDFKMRKLTEDDLEQFNGLLRYAFQITMDELLHTGWTEDQIMHAKMPILKNAYVLGWFYHDRLASMIVVYSMKVNIHDNICKMGGVTGVATYPEYTGKGLIHSLIKHAIFHMQKEGQYISFLYPYSIPLYRKHGWEIISDKITFRIKDSQLPKKRPVDGMMERVDLECEDLLNVHDYYSMQRHGAMIRDKLAWDEYWRWDSDDIIAAIYYTKNHKPLGYLIYYIRNDTFYIKEMVYLNTEARHGIWNYISAHYSMVSEVKGNNFSGEPMAFLFEDSEIVETIEPYFMARIINVKEFILQYTFLEISQKIKISLKINDPIAEWNNGVFMLYWEEEETICEKTDDIYAANLVEMDIQTLTTMLMGYKRPTFLYECGRIKTEYYMLRILEQLIPVEKPYFSDYF, encoded by the coding sequence ATGGAAAATAAGGATAATTTCATTGAAGCATATGGTGATTTTAAAATGCGAAAATTAACTGAAGATGATTTAGAGCAGTTTAATGGCCTTTTACGTTATGCTTTTCAGATAACAATGGATGAACTTTTGCATACTGGATGGACAGAGGATCAAATTATGCATGCAAAGATGCCTATTCTTAAAAATGCATATGTGCTTGGGTGGTTTTATCATGACAGATTAGCTTCGATGATTGTGGTATATTCAATGAAAGTTAATATTCATGATAATATCTGTAAAATGGGAGGAGTAACTGGAGTTGCTACTTATCCAGAGTATACAGGTAAAGGCTTAATACATTCCTTAATAAAACATGCAATTTTTCACATGCAGAAAGAGGGGCAATATATTTCATTCTTATATCCTTACTCAATTCCTCTGTATAGAAAACATGGTTGGGAAATTATTTCAGATAAAATAACTTTTAGAATAAAAGATTCTCAGCTACCTAAAAAAAGACCTGTAGATGGTATGATGGAGAGGGTAGACTTAGAATGTGAAGATCTCTTAAATGTACATGATTATTATTCTATGCAGCGCCATGGAGCAATGATTAGGGATAAATTAGCTTGGGATGAATATTGGCGTTGGGATAGTGATGATATTATTGCAGCTATTTATTATACTAAAAATCATAAACCACTTGGTTATCTTATTTACTATATAAGGAATGACACCTTTTATATTAAAGAAATGGTTTATTTAAATACTGAAGCACGGCATGGAATTTGGAATTATATAAGTGCGCATTATTCTATGGTAAGCGAAGTAAAAGGAAATAATTTCTCAGGAGAACCAATGGCATTTTTATTTGAAGATAGTGAAATAGTTGAAACTATTGAGCCATATTTTATGGCAAGAATTATAAATGTAAAAGAATTTATATTACAATATACATTCTTAGAGATATCTCAAAAGATAAAAATAAGTTTAAAAATAAATGATCCTATTGCTGAATGGAATAATGGAGTGTTTATGCTTTACTGGGAGGAGGAAGAAACAATTTGCGAAAAGACTGATGACATATATGCAGCTAATTTGGTAGAAATGGATATTCAAACCTTAACCACTATGTTAATGGGTTATAAGCGCCCTACATTTCTATATGAGTGTGGAAGAATAAAAACAGAATATTATATGTTGAGAATTCTTGAACAATTAATACCAGTAGAAAAACCATATTTTTCGGATTATTTTTAA
- a CDS encoding beta-glucoside-specific PTS transporter subunit IIABC: protein MGKYESLAKDIIKNVGGKDNIISLLHCVTRLRFNLKDESLANDEVLKDMDGVITVMHSAGQYQVVIGNHVPQVYEEVCKAANISSTSPALQGKKMTLKEKALDLITGIMMPSIALLCACGMLKGLNSILSYLGLYSNTDGIYLLLNAIGDSIFYFLPIVIGYNTAKKINMNPFLGLIIGASLCYPTINNVDMQLFGRVVNANYTSTLLPVILIVAIAKPLETFFNRVIPDMVKTFITPMLVLLISVPLGFVVIGPFANMLAQIVSDTVLYVYQLNPILAGVFVGGLWQVLIIFGVHIVLVFLCVANIAAGIPDPILGFTTFVTFSTTGMVFAIWLKTKDKALKQIALPAWVSGFFGVTEPAIYGILLPRIEQFILSCICGAIAGGMTAFFGLKYHIMAGMGIFEIPALLDPEQPGASLVKCLIVTAVSFVIGFVVAFIKFKDRENITTEITKKDEDKNGKEVIASPMTGTLKSLDQVKDAAFANGAMGKGVAIEPNEGKVISPFDGTVMAMFPTKHAIGLLSDKGCEVLIHIGMDTVQLEGKYFETHVKQGDKIKKGDLLITFDKEAIIKEGYSLDTPILVTNTNDYLDIVVVNSNSSINAGKDLIVLL from the coding sequence ATGGGAAAGTATGAATCATTAGCAAAGGACATTATTAAAAATGTCGGTGGAAAGGACAACATTATCAGCCTATTACATTGCGTTACTAGGTTGAGATTTAATTTGAAAGACGAGAGTCTTGCAAATGATGAAGTTTTGAAAGATATGGATGGTGTGATTACTGTAATGCATAGTGCTGGGCAGTACCAGGTTGTTATCGGAAATCATGTACCACAGGTATATGAAGAGGTTTGTAAGGCTGCAAATATTTCTTCAACTTCACCTGCACTTCAAGGAAAGAAAATGACCTTAAAAGAAAAAGCTTTAGACTTAATTACAGGTATAATGATGCCATCAATTGCATTATTGTGTGCATGTGGTATGTTAAAAGGTTTGAACTCTATTCTATCTTATCTTGGATTATATTCTAATACTGATGGAATTTATTTGTTATTAAATGCAATTGGCGATTCTATATTTTATTTTCTACCAATTGTAATTGGATATAATACTGCAAAGAAAATTAATATGAATCCTTTCTTAGGATTAATTATTGGTGCTTCCTTATGTTATCCAACAATCAATAATGTGGATATGCAGTTATTTGGACGTGTGGTTAATGCAAATTATACTTCAACGCTATTACCAGTTATATTGATTGTTGCAATTGCAAAGCCATTAGAAACTTTTTTTAATCGTGTAATTCCTGATATGGTTAAAACATTTATTACTCCAATGCTTGTATTATTGATTTCAGTTCCATTAGGATTTGTTGTTATAGGTCCATTTGCAAATATGCTTGCACAAATAGTATCTGATACAGTTTTATATGTGTACCAATTAAATCCTATCTTGGCCGGAGTTTTTGTTGGTGGATTGTGGCAGGTATTAATTATTTTTGGAGTTCATATTGTTTTAGTTTTCTTATGTGTTGCTAATATTGCAGCTGGTATTCCTGACCCAATTTTGGGATTCACTACATTTGTAACCTTTAGTACTACTGGTATGGTTTTTGCAATTTGGTTAAAGACAAAAGATAAGGCCTTAAAACAAATTGCTTTACCAGCTTGGGTATCAGGCTTCTTTGGTGTAACTGAACCAGCAATTTATGGAATCTTGTTACCAAGAATAGAACAATTTATACTTTCATGTATTTGTGGTGCAATTGCTGGAGGAATGACTGCTTTCTTTGGACTTAAATATCATATAATGGCTGGGATGGGGATTTTTGAAATACCTGCATTATTAGATCCTGAACAACCAGGGGCAAGTTTAGTTAAGTGTTTAATTGTTACCGCTGTTTCATTTGTAATTGGATTTGTTGTAGCGTTTATTAAGTTTAAAGATAGAGAAAATATTACAACGGAAATCACTAAAAAAGATGAAGATAAAAATGGGAAAGAAGTTATTGCTTCTCCAATGACTGGTACTTTAAAATCTTTAGACCAAGTTAAAGATGCAGCGTTTGCAAACGGAGCCATGGGCAAGGGAGTAGCTATAGAACCAAATGAAGGAAAAGTTATATCTCCATTTGATGGAACAGTCATGGCAATGTTCCCAACTAAACATGCAATTGGGTTACTATCTGATAAGGGGTGTGAAGTATTAATTCATATTGGAATGGATACAGTGCAATTGGAAGGAAAATATTTTGAAACCCATGTAAAACAAGGGGATAAGATAAAAAAAGGTGATTTATTAATTACTTTTGATAAAGAAGCTATTATAAAGGAAGGGTATTCATTGGATACACCAATTTTAGTAACAAATACAAACGATTATTTAGATATTGTAGTAGTAAATAGCAATTCTTCTATTAATGCAGGCAAAGATTTAATAGTCTTACTATAA